CGCATCGTCACCGCCGGCTTCGAGGGCACCTGGGCGCAGCTCGGTGACCTCGACGGAGCCGACTGGCCGGCCGCGTCCGCCTTCCTCGTCGACGACCACCTGACCGCGCTGCGTGCGGTGTGGGCGCACGCCCAGGGTGGCCGCGAGACCCTCGTGGCCGGCTCCGGCAGGGTGGGCGAGGAGCAGGCCGAGGGTTTCCGCGATGCCGGCCTCGCCCTGGTGCGGTCGACCGGTGTCACGCGGGCCGCCGGCGATCACGACACCGAGGTCGGACGCGTCTGGCTGCTGACCAGCGGCTCGACCGGGCGCCCCAAGCAGGTGGCGCACACGCTCGACTCCCTGACCACCGTCGCGGGCGACCAGCCCGCGCGCACCTGGCTGTGCCCGTACGCCGCGGGTGCCTACGCGTGGTGGCAGGTCGTCACCCTGTCGCTGAACCTGCCCGGTCAGAACGTGCTCTTCATCGAGCCGTCGCAACTGGAGCAGTGGCCGCAGCTCGCGCTCGAACACGGCGTCACCGCCGCGTCGGGCACACCCACCTTCTGGCGCCAGGCCCTCTGGCGTTCGGGTGAGGTGATGGGGCAGCTGCCCCTGGAACAGGTGACCCTCGGCGGCGAGCCCGTCGACCAGGCGATCCTCGACCGGCTGCGCGAGGTCTACCCGAAGGCCCGCATCTCCTGGATCTACGCCTCCTCCGAGGCGGGAGCGGCGATCGCCGTCCATGACGGACAAGCCGGCTTCCCGCGGGCCTGGCTCGACCGCGACGTGCCCGGTCGGCCGCGCCTGAGCGTGCAGGACGGCGAGTTGGTGATCGCCTCCAGCAAAGCGGCCGAGGGTATGGACGAGCAGATCCACACCGGCGACCATGTCGAGATTACCGGCGGCCGAGTGCTGATCACCGGGCGCATCGCCTCCGACGAGATCAACGTCGGCGGGTCGAAGGCGTCGGCCTCCAAAGTGCGTGACACCTTGCTGGCCCACCCGGCGGTTGTGTGGGCCTCCGTCAAGGGCCGCAAGGCCCCCCTGGTAGGCATGGTGGTGGCGGCCGAGGTCGTGCTCGACCCAGCCGCCGAGACCGTG
This genomic stretch from Calidifontibacter indicus harbors:
- a CDS encoding AMP-binding protein, which gives rise to MAQQPGGLPRGADNRIVTAGFEGTWAQLGDLDGADWPAASAFLVDDHLTALRAVWAHAQGGRETLVAGSGRVGEEQAEGFRDAGLALVRSTGVTRAAGDHDTEVGRVWLLTSGSTGRPKQVAHTLDSLTTVAGDQPARTWLCPYAAGAYAWWQVVTLSLNLPGQNVLFIEPSQLEQWPQLALEHGVTAASGTPTFWRQALWRSGEVMGQLPLEQVTLGGEPVDQAILDRLREVYPKARISWIYASSEAGAAIAVHDGQAGFPRAWLDRDVPGRPRLSVQDGELVIASSKAAEGMDEQIHTGDHVEITGGRVLITGRIASDEINVGGSKASASKVRDTLLAHPAVVWASVKGRKAPLVGMVVAAEVVLDPAAETVTDAELQSWCAERLPDYSVPRRIRVRDEIPLKETLKSDV